The genomic stretch TGGGGAGAAGCGACAGTTCTCACTTTGAGGAAGGACAGATAAAAGAAGAGATTCGAAACAGCGTGGGCAAGGGCAATTGCTGTGCACGGGCATCAAAGCATCTCTGCTCCGTCTCGGGCTCCTCCGCTACGGCCACGCGCCGCGCTGCACCCCCGGGCCCCGCGGGTAGAAACGGGAGAAAAGAATTGCCAGTCGCGCGCGCGCCGGGGAGCGGGGACGgggggaggagaggaggagaatgtCTGGCTGGTCCGGTCCGGTCCGGTCGCATCGCACGGCAATGGAGGTGGAAGGACGCGAGCCGCCTGCGAGGGGAGGGGATGCGTCAAGAATGCTCTCGGCTTTTAGCTCCGGGCGCCCACACCAATGCCACACTGCTCTGCTCTCCGAGTAACTTATTGCGAGCAGTGCCCCAGGTGAGCGAGCGAGCGGGCCGGCGAGGGCTCAGCTTTGGATAATTCTTGCTCCCTGCTGTCGTTTTGGTTTGAAGCTTTCTGGAGGGAGCACACAGCTCGGTACCAGTGAGAGGagtgaaagaaagaaaaagggagGAGCAGATCATGCTTGCTGCGGTGAGCGCCCGCGCCGCTAACCTCTTCTTTTGAGTTCTTGGTGGGAAGCGACAAGTGCGTGCGTGAGCCGCCGCCTGctgcttgcgaggcgggaggtTGTGCCGTGCTCCTTCGCTCGGTATTGTCTCTGTCTGGGTTCTTCGTCGTCAGGTACTCCCCCTCCTTCCAAGCTCCACGCCGCTCGCGCCTTGGGCGACTGCCTTTTCGATTCGTCTTCCTTGTAGAGCAGTTTCTGCGAGAAAAGATCACGAGCGTCATGCGCGAGTTCTTGGAGCTCCGCAACTTCCTCGCTTCTTGCATCCTTTGCATCTTGTCTCCTGTTGTTTTTCTCTGATTTCCATGGAGGAAAGCTGCTGTGCTGGGTGTGTGAGTGAGGTGGGCGTGGAACAGGGAAAACCTGAGCATTGATCGATTTCTTCACCCGTTTCTCCCAAGTCCAAGGAATTTTGCTCGTTTCTCCTAGCAAGTCCTGCATACTTGTTTCATGGTGGTAGGAGCTAGGATGACGAGCAGGAACCCTACCAAAACCCTGCCGCTCCTGGCCACCACCcttgtcctcctcctcctcgcgttCCTCGCGCTGTGCGCGCCGGCCTCCTCTCAGCCGCTCCACTCGGAGCCCATGGCCACGCAGTCCCCGCCGCCGCGGACCAGTATTCCCCGGGCGCAGGTCGGCGGCGCCGCGCGCCTCCGCCGCATCGCGCTCGGGGTCCTCTTCGGCTCGCTCTCCGGCTTCCTCCTCGCGCTCGCCTTCCTCTACGCCATCCGCCTCGCCATCCTGCACGCCAAGAGCACGCCCGCGATCGCCAAAGGCCCCGTCTCCTTCGTCCCGCAAATCTCCGCCAAGAACCTCCTGGCCGCGCTCCCCGCCGCGCAGCCGCTCGCCCATGGGCCCCATGGCAAGTACTACAAGCTCGCACTCGACAACGACCTCACCGTCGCCGTCAAACGGCTCGAGGCGGCCAGCCGCCCCGAGGCCTCGCCGTCCATGTCCCCGAGCGCGTCCAAGTCGGACATGAGGAGGGTGCAGAGGCAGCTTGAGGTCCTTGCTCGCGTCAGGCACCAGAATGTGTTGTCGCTCAAGGCGTACGTCCGTGAGCCGGACCGCCTCTCGCTCGTGTACGACTTCGTTCCTGGGGGGAGCCTCGAGGATGTGATGAAGAGGGTGAGGTCGCAGCAAGTCAGCCTCAGTTGGGATGCCAGGAGCAGGATTGCTGTCGGGATCGCCAAGGGATTGAGGCACTTGCATTTTGAGTGCAATCCG from Sorghum bicolor cultivar BTx623 chromosome 3, Sorghum_bicolor_NCBIv3, whole genome shotgun sequence encodes the following:
- the LOC8059391 gene encoding inactive leucine-rich repeat receptor-like protein kinase CORYNE, whose translation is MVVGARMTSRNPTKTLPLLATTLVLLLLAFLALCAPASSQPLHSEPMATQSPPPRTSIPRAQVGGAARLRRIALGVLFGSLSGFLLALAFLYAIRLAILHAKSTPAIAKGPVSFVPQISAKNLLAALPAAQPLAHGPHGKYYKLALDNDLTVAVKRLEAASRPEASPSMSPSASKSDMRRVQRQLEVLARVRHQNVLSLKAYVREPDRLSLVYDFVPGGSLEDVMKRVRSQQVSLSWDARSRIAVGIAKGLRHLHFECNPRILHCNLKPSNVMLDEGFEPILTDCGVARLIAASSGDPELCSGLYAAPECYQSSRYTDKSDVYALGMILGVLLTGRDPTDSFFSGEAGQGGLARWLRHVQQSADPKEALDSSILGDEGEEEEMLMAIRIAIVCLSDSPSDRPSSDELVAMLMQLHSL